In Chloroflexota bacterium, the DNA window GCGAGAAAGAACGGGCACTGGAGATGGCGCTGGCGCAGATCGAGAAGAATTTTGGAAAAGGCTCGATCATGCGCCTGGGGGAAGCCAGCGATCGCCTGGCTGTCGACGTCATTCCGACCGGGGCAATCGCCCTCGATCTCGCTTTGGGGGTCGGGGGGATTCCGCGCGGACGCATCACCGAGATCTACGGCCCAGAATCCTCGGGGAAGACGACGCTCCTGCAGCACGTCATCGCTCACGCGCAGGCGTCGGGAGGCATAGCCGCGCTCATCGACGCCGAGCACGCCTTCGACCCCATCTACGCCCAGAACTGCGGCGTTCGCGTCGACGAGATGTTGATCTCCCAGCCGGACACGGGCGAGCAGGCGTTAGAGATCGCCGAGGCGCTCGTCCGGAGCGGCGCCCTCGACGTGGTGTGCATCGATTCGGTGGCGGCGCTGGTGCCGAGGGCTGAGCTGGAAGGCGACATGGGCGATGCACACGTCGGCCTTCAGGCGCGCTTGATGTCCCAGGCGCTCCGCAAGCTGACCGGCGCGATCAGTCGATCGCGCACGTCCGTCGTCTTCACGAACCAGCTTCGCGAGAAGATCGGGGTGATGTTCGGCAACCCCGAGACGACACCCGGCGGCCGGTCGCTGAAGTTTTACGCATCGGTGCGCCTGGACATCCGTCGGATCGACTCCATCAAACAGGGCACGACCGTGATTGGGAACCGCACCCGCGTCCGCGTCGTGAAAAACAAGGTCGCGCCGCCGTTTCGCACGGCCGAGTTCGACATCATGTACAACGAAGGAATTTCTCGCGCCGGAAGCATTCTCGACGTCGGGACCGACCTGGAGATCGTTCGAAAGAGCGGAGCATTCTTCTCCTTTGGCGACATCCGTCTCGGCCAAGGTCGCGAGAATGCCAAGGAGTACCTGCGGCAGAATCCGGAGATCGCGGACGAGATCGAACGGCAGATCCGACAGTCGGCGGTGGGGTTACTACCGATGAAGCTGGCGGTGGGCGATGGTGTGGTCGAAGAAGAGAGCGTTTTCGCTCTCGGCGAATAGCGTGAACGATGGAGGCGCCCGAATGCGCGCGAGCGCCCCGGGCGCCTCCATCAGCGCGATCTCCCATCAGCGGCGGGCCCGATCCGGGCGAGTCAACGTCGCCATCGACGGCGCCTTCGCCTTCTCGCTCGCCGTTCCGATCGCGGCTAGCGTGCGGGCCGGCGACCCCGTCGACGAGGCGACCGTCAACGCGCTCCTGCGTCGCGACGAGCAGGAGCGCGCACACGAGCGGGCGCTGCGCTTTCTCGCCACGCGTCCCCGCAGCGAGGCGGAAGTTCGGCGTCGATTGGCGCGGGCAGGGTATTCGCCGCAGGCCGCCGACGCTACGGCGAATCGTCTCAAGGCCGAGGGCCTGGTCGATGACGACGCGTTTGCCGCGTACTGGGTCTCTCAACGCATGACCTTTCACCCCCGTGGACCTCGCGCGCTCCGCGCCGAGCTTCGGGCGAAGGGCGTCGACGCGACGCGAACGTCAGCGGCAATCGAGCCCATACAGCCCTCCCAGGCGTTGCAGGCCTATCGCGCCGCACTGCGGCGCGCCGAGCGTCTGTGCGAGCCAGACGAGCGGCGCTTCGTGCACGACCTGATCGCGTATTTGGCGCGCCGTGGGTTCGACTACGGTCCCGCTCGGGAGGCCGTCGCCCTTCTGTGGAAGGAGCACGGCGAGATTCCGAGCGCATCCTCCGTGCCGTGATCAACGCGCGGGCGCCGGAGCCCGACTCACCGACGTCAATCCCCCTCGGCGGCGCAGACCGCGGGCGCCGAGTTCGCGACATGTTCGGTCGTATCGTGCCGCGCTACGACCTGATGAACCGACTCATGACCTTGGGAATGGACGGTCGCTGGCGAGACCTCGCCGCCGCGGCCGCGGAGCCGGCGGGGGCCGACGCGCTCGATCTCGCCACGGGGACTGGCGACCTCGCCCTCGCCCTGCGGACGCACGGCGCGCGCCACGTCGTCGCGGCCGATTTCTGCGCGCCGATGCTGGAAGCGGCGCGCGAGAAGCTCCAACGCCGGAGCGAGACCGCGATCGATCTCGTTCTTGCCGATGCGCTCCGCCTCCCCTTTGCCGACGCATCATTCGACTGCGTCGCGAGCGGCTTCCTGTTGCGGAACGTATCGGACGTCCCGCGAGCCCTCGGGGAGATGCACCGCGTCTTGCGGCCGGGCGGACGGGTCGTCAGTCTCGAGCTCACTCGATTGTCCTTCGGGCCGTTGTCGGCAGCCTTCAGGGCGTATTTCACCTATGTCGTGCCGCTCGTGGGCGGGATCGTCAGTGGCGATCCCGCGGCCTATCGCTATCTGCCAGCCTCCGTCCGTGTCTTCCCGCCTGCGGAGGTGCTGGCCCGCACGTTCCGCGAGGCCGGCTTTCAAGCCGTGACCTATCGGACCGTCGGCTTCGGGACGACCGCGATCCACCGAGGGCAAAAGGCCTAGCGGACGACGGGACGAGACGACGGGAAGCCGTTCGCCACCGGCGGCCTACGGACGCGCGCTCCCGCCCTGTGCCGCGAGGTCGAAACGATCGAGATTCATCACCTTGTCCCAGGCGGCCACGAAATCGCGCACGAACTTCTCCTTCGCGTCGTCACACGCGTAGACCTCTGAGATCGCGCGAAGCTGCGAGTGCGCTCCGAAGACGAGGTCGACGGCGGTGGCGGTCCACCTGAGCTCGCCCGTCGAGCGGTTGCGGCCTTCGTAGACGCTCGCGTCCGAGCCGGATGGCCTCCACTCCGTGCCCATGTCGAGCAGGTTGACGAAGAAGTCGTTGGTCAGCGTCTCAGGGCGGCTCGTCAGCATGCCGTGCTTGGATTGCCGGTAGTTGGCGCCCAGGGCTCGCATCCCGCCGACGAGAACGGTCATCTCAGGAGCGCTCAGGTTCAGCATGAATGCCCGCTCCACGAGCAACGTTTCGGGCGGCAGCTCCTCCCCCGCGTGCAGGTAGTTGCGGAACCCGTCGAACCTGGGTTCGAGCACGGCGAACGACTCGACGTCCGTTTGCTCCTGGGAAGCGTCCGTACGGCCCGGCGCGAACGGGACCCGGACGTCGTATCCGGCGTTCTTCGCCGCTTGCTCGACGGCAGCGCATCCGCCCAGGACGATCAGGTCTGCGAGGGAGACCCTCTTCCCGCCGGATTGTGATTGGTTGAACTCTTGTTGAATTTGCTCGAGAGTCCGCAGCACCCGGGCCAGCTCGGCCGGGTTGTTGACTTCCCAGTCCTTTTGCGGCGCGAGGCGAATCCGCGCCCCGTTGGCCCCGCCGCGCTTGTCGGTGCCGCGGAACGTCGCTGCCGACGCCCAGGCGGTGGAGACGAGCTGGGAGATGCTGAGTCCCGATGCGAGGAGCTTTTCCTTGAGGGCAGCGACGTCCTGCTCCCCGATAAGCTCATGATCGACTGGCGGAACAGGATCCTGCCAGAGCTGCGGCTCCGCAACCCAGGGGCCGAGGTAGCGGGAGATCGGTCCCATGTCTCGGTGCAAGAGCTTGTACCACGCCTTGCCGAAGGCGTCCGCAAGCTGGTCCGGGTGTTCATGAAAGCGCTTCGTGATCGCCGCGTACGTCGGGTCCGTCTTGAGCGCCAGGTCGGTGGTGAGCATCATCGTGGTCTGCCGCTTAGATGGATCGTGGGCATCGGGCGCGGTGGGGACCGCGCCCGATGCGTCAGGCTTGGGAGCGTACTGCTTCGCGCCGGCCGGACTCGTCGTCAGCTGGTAGTCGTAGTTGTACAGATTGTCGAGGAACCCGTTGTCCCACTTCGTGGGCTCGGTGGTCCAGGGACCCTCCAGTCCACTGGTGATCGTGTCGGGGCCCTTGCCGCTGCCATAGCTATTCTTCCAGCCGAGGCCCTGGTCGGCCAAGCTGGCCGCCTCAGGTTCGGGGCCGACGTACTGGGGCGCAGGGGCGGCGCCATGGGCCTTGCCAACCGTGTGGCCTCCCACGATGAGCGCCACGGTCTCCTCGTCGTTCATCGCCATGCGCCCGAACGTTTGTCGGATGTACTTCGCGGCGAGGGCCGGGTCTGGGTTGCCGCCTGGGCCCTCCGGATTCACATAGATCAGGCCCATGTGATCGGCGGCGAACGGTCCCTGAATCTCTCCCTCAGCGACGTGGCGCTCGTCCCCGAGCCAGGTATCTTCCGGTCCCCAGAAGATTTCGTCGGGCTCCCAGATGTCGGGGCGCCCGAATCCGAAGCCAAACGTCTTGAACCCCATCGACTCGTAGGCCACGTTGCCGGCAAAAATGATCAAATCCGCCCAGGAGATCTTGCGACCGTATTTTTGCTTGATCGGCCAGAGCAACCGGCGGGCCTTGTCGAGGTTCGCATTGTCTGGCCAGCTGTTGAGGGGTGGGAAGCGCTGAGCGCCCTCTCCACCACCGCCCCGGCCGTCGGCGATCCGGTACGTGCCCGCGGCGTGCCACGTCATCCGGATGAAAAGCGGGCCGTAGTGCCCGTAGTCCGCCGGCCACCACTCCTGCGACGTCGTCATGAGCTGCATGAGATCCCGCTTGAGCGCTTCGACATCGAGGGTCTTGAACTCCTGCGCGTAGTTGTAGTCCTCGCCCATCGGATTGGACCGGCGCGCGTGCTTGTTGAGAATCGAAAGGTCCACCTGATTGGGCCACCAGTCTTTGTTGGTCCTTGGGCGAACCCGCTTGGGAGTCGGGGCAGGGATCGATGGATTCTCACTTTCGCTGGCACTCGCCGTTGTATCCTTCATTTGCGCGACGTCCCTCTCAGACACGTTCCTCCTCCTTTCTGGTTATTCCCTTACGTATATATCGTGCTGCGGGGATGCGCGCAATTCAAGGCGACGGGCGCGATAAAGAAGCCCACGGTCGCGGGGCAGGACCACGCCAAACCCTGATGCGCGGTGGTCGGCGGATGGCCTCGACAAACTGGATGCGGCTGACGAGCCCGCGCGAGCCCGTCGTCACCGGCTCGGACGAACGTAGGTCGCGATCAATACGTCTCGAGGTACCGATCGATCTCCCACGGCGTGACGCGGGCGCGATAGTCGTTCCACTCCTGGCGCTTCGCTTCGACGAACCACTCTGCGATGTGGTCCCCCACGGCGCGCGTCATAACATCGTCGCGCTCGAATTCCGAGAGCGCCTCGGCGAGGGACGCGGGCAGCGTGCCGACGGCGTGCTTGGCCATCATCCCCTCGTCGAAGTGGAACAGGTCCTCCTCGATGGGCAGCGGCAGCGGTAGCTGGCGTCGAATGCCGTCGAGGCCGGCCGCCAGCATAACCGCGAAGGCCAGGTAGGGGTTGCAGCTCGGGTCTGGGCATCGAAATTCGATCCGCGTTGACTGGCCGCGCCCAGCGCTGACTCGCGGCACACGGACCAATGCCGAGCGGTTTGTCCGCGCCCAGCTAATGTATGCGGGCGCTTCGTACCCCGGGACCAGGCGCTTATAGGAATTGACTAAGGGTGTCACGATCGCCGCCATGGCGCGCGCATGAGTCAACTGCCCGGCGATGAAAAAGCGCGCGATCTGAGACAGCTCGTATTCGTCCTCGGCGTCGTGGAAGGCGTTGGCTCCGGTGTGCACGTCGGCCAGGCTCTGGTGCGTGTGCATGCCCGAACCGGGGAGCCCGTAAAACGGCTTCGGCATGAACGTCGCGTGCAAATCGTGGCGCCGGGCGACCGACTTCAATGCGATCTTGAAGATCGCCGTATTGTCGGCCGTCTGAAGCGCGCCCGCGTGCCGAAAGTCGATCTCGTGCTGTCCGGTGGCCACTTCATGATGGGTAGCCTCGACGACGATGCCGAGCTGTTCGAGCGCTGTCACCATCTCTTTTCGCACGTCGGCCGCCTGGTCCGTGGTGACATCAAAGTAGCTCGCTCGGTCGTGCGGGAGCGACTCGACGAGTCCGGTTCCTCCGTTCTTGAGCAGAAAGAACTCCAGCTCGGGTCCGGTGAGAAACGAGAAGCCCATCTCCGCGGCGTCCGCCAGGTTGCGCTGGAGCACGTAGCGCGGATCGCCGGGGAACTGGTCGCCGTCGGGCGTGAAGACGTTGCAGATGACGGACGCGGTGGTATTTTCGCCGGACTCCCACGGAATCACGCGAAACGTCGACAGGTCCGGGGCAAGATACATGTCGCTTTCATGGATCCGCGCGAACCCGTCGATGGACGAGCCGTCGAACCACAGGCCGTGGTCGATGGCATCACCGAAGCGATGGAACGGGATCGTGACGTTTTTCGCCACGCCCATGATGTCGGTGAACTGCAGGTTGACAAATTTGACGTCGGACGCGCGCGCCCGTTCGAACACGTCGGTGCGCTGGTCGTGCTGTGCGCTGGGTTCTGTCAAGGCTCTTCTCCTGACGGACTTCGCGGACCTCCGGCCCGCAGCGTCGGAACGACTCGGCGGATCTTCAGCGCCAGTTGTAGAGAGAGTCTATTCTCTGCATCGGCGAGATCGCGTCCCGTGAGCGCCTGGATCCGGTCCAGGCGGTAGAGCAGCGTGTTTCTGTGAAGGTGTAGCGTGTCTGCTGCGCGGGCGTGATTGCCGTTGCAGGCAAAGAACCCCTCCAGGGTCTCGACCAGCTCCGCGTCGTGCTTGGCGTCGTACTCTTCGAGGGTGCCGAGGTACTCGCGACAAAACGCCTCGAGGGTCTCGCGGTCCTCAACGCGGGCGATCACGCGGTATACGCCAAGGTCGTCGAATGCGATCGTCTGATTGCCGCCGAGAAACTGACGCCCGATGCGCGCGGCCCGTTCCGCCTCGGCATACGAGCGCACGATGGCTCGGGGTCCCGAAGCCCGCCGGCCGAGGCCGATGGTGGGCGACGCGCTCCCAACGAGGGCGGCGAGGCGCGCGCGCGTCGCCTCCATCTGCGCTCCGAGAGAGGATGGCGACGCAGCCTCTCGGGCAGGGATCAGCACGGCCAGCACGTCGCCGCGCTCGCGGAGGAGCGCGCGCGGCCATTGCTCGAGAATCTCGCGATGGGCGATGTCGAGAAATGACGTCCAGACGCCGGCGCGCTGGGCTTCGTCCACGGCGCCTCGCGCATCAGTCGGCTCGTCGAGCACGATGCACGCCGCATCGTAGGGCTCGCGAAGATCGTGGCCGAGATACCGAGCGCGAGCGGCGATCTCGTCTTCGTCGGAAAAGGTTCCCGAGAAGAGATGTTCCAGAAAGCCGCCCTGCAACCGCGTCTGGGTCTCCATAATAGCCCGCTGCTTGGCGATCGGAACGGCGAACGCCGATGCGGCGCGCACGACGATCTGCTCATCGAGGTCCTGCATGTCCTGGGTCCGGCCGAGGAGCGTCAGAAAGCCGGCGATCGTCCCGCCGAGCGAGATGGGCGAAGAGCAGACCGCGTACTCGTGATTGGACAGGATCCGCCGGATCGGGCCGATGGATTGATCGGAGGCCGGAGCGCCCGCCGAAACGCCCAGGATGTCGCGGGCGGAGTACAACGTGTGGGACTGTTCGTCCGGTGGGAGCCCGTGGACCTCGCGGTCGGTCGGCGCGGCGAACGCCTGCCGAATCCCGTACTCGTTCTCCAGGTACACGACGCGACCAGCTTCCTGAGCAAGCGTGGCTGCCATTCCCTGGGTCGTCGCTCCGTCGAGGGCGAGCTGAATCAACCGCTGGTAGATCTCGAGGGCGCGACGCTGGACCTGGCCGTCGCGGTCGACGATGAGGCTGATGACTGAGCGCTCGACCTCCTGGAGTCCGACATCCGGCGGCAGGATGAGGATCGGGAGCGTGTCTTCCGCCTCGCTGGTCGCAATTCCCTCTGGAAGCTCGTCGCTGAGAATGATCCCGGCCACGCCCGCTGTCGATAGCGCCTGAAAGAGGCGGGGCAGCCCCATCATTTCGGACCGACTGGTCAGGCCGCGCAGCGAGAGAATGACGAGGGCGTCCGGCTCGATGTTACTGATGACCCACGGACGCGTGATGAAGGACCGCACCCAGGATATGCGACGGTGGACGTGGGGCTGACCCTGAACCACCAGCGTGCCGGAGGGAAGGGCGAGCCGCAGCGCGTCGGCCACCGTGGCGGCGGCGGCGGTGCTCAGCGTCGGCGGTCGGGCAATCTGCACACCAAACGATATCATTCGTCATGCAGAACGACAATGGGAAAAGTCCGGCCGGAAAACCGGCCGGCGGCAGATGCCGCAACCGCCGCCGAATCGGAGGCACCCGGGGGTCGCGGGCCAGGAGGCACTCGCGGAGCAGGTTGCGTCTAGACAACCGCTCACTGGTCGAGTCGACGAATGAGAACCTTATTGTCACGATTCTGTAACGAATCGCCGCACGCCACGTGTCCGCCACGCAGGCTACACTTGGCTCGATTCAGTCCGGGAGGTTGGGGGTCACGGCGCACGTAAGGAGATTAGCGACTGCGGCGTTCGTCCTGGCCATCGTGGCTGGATTCCAGACGCGGGGGGGGTCGCGTGAGGAGGTAGCCGGGGCCGAGCCCCAGTCCCTGTCGCAGCTCGTTGCGTCGTCCAACATCCAGATCCCATCGACGTCGAGCGTAGTCCCCCTTCCAACGAAGACCGACGGTCTCGGCAATATTCTCAGGTCATTGCCGGACTGTGTGCCGGGACGCGCGGTCGACCACCTGAGCCAGTATCCGTCGATCCTCGCATGCAAGAGCCCTCCGGGCAAGGTGACCTATTATGACCCGCGAACGCGACGGCTTTTGCCGCCAAAATGGGGGCGCGACGTCGAAAACCCCCTGGCAGCCTGGCTTGCCCCCGTGGCGAGCGCGCATGACCGGTGCACCGGTGGCGCACAAGCGAATTGCCCGAACGTCGCGACACCGAGGCATGGGATTGATCCCGAGCACTTCGATCGCGCCTCGGTTGCGACTGCAGGCTCGTACGCGGTCTCCGATCTGTACAGCTACGCAATCGCCGGCACGGGCGGAGACAATTCCGGAAGCCTGATTTCCGCGACGGCGATGCCAAGCACATCGGCATCTGGAGAATGGGTGCTCCTTGGCTCCACGATTGCCTGGATGTCCAACCAGAGCAACTTCAGCGAGGTCGGCTGGTACCACTGGGCGAGCGGCCTTGGACCCGACATCTGCGCATGCCCTTTCACGGACTCGCTGGACGACTCGAGCCCGCCAAACGGCGTCCTCAAGTCCTACGGGCCTCCCTACACGTTGACCACCAACACCAACTATGCGTTCGCCAACCAGTTTACCGGCCTCATAGACGGGAAGAACTCCTGGACTGCGTACTTCTGGTGTGAGCCGGTCACTACTGGATGCCCCGGGACCTCGGGGTGGGTGGTGCTTGATGTACGGTGGTTCAACTCGTTCACCTCCTCATCCGCGGGGCTCGACCCGGGGATCGAGGGAACGCGCACGCTTCCCCCCTTCGTCACGTACATCTCGGGTCTCCAGCAGCTCCGCTCGGGATCGCTCCAAGCGGTCGGCCCAGCCGCTCCCAACTGCAACAACCCGGGGTCGGGGCAACAGTGCGCATTCAACGTGAACAACGAATGCTACGCCGTCGACCTGGATACGCCTCCGGCGGAGCAGCACGACGTGTTTTGGATGGGAAAGGCCTGCTAAGCAGATCTCCCACAACATTAGGGGAAGGCAGCGAGAGCAATGAACATCAGACGGTGCGCTCTCTCGGCGATCTTGGCTATCGGCTTGGTGCTGGGTGTCCCGAGGAGCACGCGCGCGAATCCGATCCTGGTCGATGGCTTCACCCTGACCTCCGCCGGGGACGGGACGATCGCGCTCGCCTGGACGCCGGGAAGCGGGCAGTCAACCTACAAAATCCTTCGGTATTCCGCTACAGGGCCGTCCATCCTGCTGACTCTCCCCGGTTTCGCCTCCAGCGCAACGGATCACCTCGCGAACGGACAGGCAGCCTGCTACGCGGTCCTCGGGTACGCGGTGAACGGCCAGCAGGTTTCGAGCTCACGAATACTGTGCGCGATGTCCGTCCAGGCCACGAGCCTTCGGTCCTCCCTGTCGGTTCACTTCGGCCCTCCGCCCCCATCGTGCACCTTCGAATGCAATCCAACCGTCGTGCTCGAATGGGCGCCCGTTCCAGGAGCGACCGCGATGCTGCTGGATCCCATCAACAACGCCCTACGGCTTCAGCTGCTCCCCGGCACGGCGACCAGCGCAACAGATACCGGGGGATGCTATCTGGTGATCGGATTTGGCAGCGACGGCGCGCCGCTCTGGATCAGCGACGCGGTGTGCGGTTATCCGGCCATAGCTGGCTAGACCGCCGGGATTGACGATTCCCCTCCATCCCTGGAATACTTCTGCCAGCGACCTGGCTGCTCTCGCCATCCTTTAAGTCGGCCCCGAGAGACCGACAAGGAGCGTGCATGCAACGCAATGTCTGTATCCATCAGCCTCTTGCCGGCAACGGGCCGGGCAAGAGGTTTTTTCTTGGCCCCGGGGCAGGCCGCCGTGGACGCTAAGGTGCTGCTCGACGCCGAGGGAATTCGCCGCGCGATCCACCGGATGTCCCACGAGATCGTCGAGCAGAATGGCGGCGTCGAGGGCCTCGTGCTCGTCGGACTGCTCACGCGGGGCGTCCCTCTTGCCCGTCGCATGCAGCAGGCCATCGCCACTTTCGAGAAGGTCGAAGTCCCTTGCGGCCAGCTTGACATTACGCTGTACCGGGACGACCTCTTCGATGGGCGGATCCTGGAGCTGGGGGAGACCGCGCTCCCCACGGACATCTCCGGCGCCAACGTTGTTCTGGTGGACGACGTCCTCTTCACCGGCCGAACGATTCGCGCCGCCCTGGACGCCGTCATGGACTTCGGGCGCCCGCGGTCGATCGGTCTCGCGGTCCTGGTGGACCGCGGACATCGCGAGCTGCCGATCCGGGCGAACTTTGTCGGAAAGAACGTGCCGACGGCGTGGGACGAAAGCGTGGACGTGCACGTCGCCGAGATCGACGGCTGCGACGAGGTCGTGATTGCGAGGAAGGGTTGAACGCCGTGATCGAATCCGCTGAGCACACCAATGGCGCCACGAATGGAGTCGCCGCCGCTCCGATCCCCTGGGCGGGCCGCCGACACGTGCTCGACCTGAACGATTTCTCCCGCGATGAAGTCCTCCAGGTCCTGGAGACGGCAGACCGTATGAAAGAAGTGCTGGCGCGGCCAATCCGCCGCGTACCGGCGCTGCGCGGGCGCAGCATCGTCAACCTCTTCTATGAGGCGAGCACCCGGACGCGCGTGTCGTTCGAGCTGGCCGCGAAAACGCTCGGGGCGGATGTCGTCAACGTGTCGGCGACGGGGAGTAGCGTCGAGAAGGGCGAGACGCTGCTCGATACCGTTCGCACTCTGCACGCCCTCGGCGCGGATTTGCTCACCATCCGGCACAGCCATTCGGGCGCTCCGTACACCGTCGCGGCGCACGTCGACGTCCCGGTCATCAACGCGGGCGACGGCACCCACGCGCACCCGACGCAGGCGCTCCTCGACGCCTATACCATCCGCGAGCGATTCGGCCGCGTGGAAGGGCTCCGCGTCGTCATCGTCGGAGACATCGCCCACAGCCGTGTCGCTCGGTCCAACGCGTGGGGCCTGCACCTGCTGGGGGCGAGCGTCTGCCTGTGTGGCCCGCCAACATTACTTCCGCCCACGACCATCGCACCTGCCGCAGAGCCCCCATGGCCCGTCGAAATCGACATGGACCTCGATCACGCCATCGCCGACGCCGACGTGGTCATGCCGCTGCGCGTCCAGCTCGAGCGCCAGGAGGGCAACCGACTCGCATCGCTTCGAGCGTACGCCCGCGACTTCGGCATTTCGCGGCAGCGGCTCGCGCGCGCGGCTCCGGGCGCAATCGTGATGCACCCTGGCCCCATGAACGAGGGCGTCGAGATCGACGCCGACGTCGCCCACGGCGCCCAGTCGGTCGTGCAATCCCAGGTGACCAATGGCGTCGCGGTTCGCATGGCGGTGATCTACCTGCTTATGGCAGCGTCCCAGGTCGGCAGCAAAGCCCGTGCGCCGGCGCAGCACGATCGTGGGGGTCGTCGGGAGCCTCAAATGGAGGTGCGGGCGTGACGCGGATTCGCATCCACGGCGGACGCGTGGTCGATCCGGCCGAGGGGCGGGATGAAGTCACAGACGTGGTGATTGTCGACGGGCGGGTGGACGGCTTCATCGGACAGGAAGCGGGCGGAGAATTCGATCGCACCATCGACGCGGCGGGCCTCGTTGTCGCGCCGGGCTTCGTCGATCTGCACTGTCACCTGCGCGAGCCGGGCTTCGAGGACAAGGAGACGATTGCGACCGGAGCGCTTGCCGCCGCCGCTGGCGGGTTCACCACCGTCTGCTGCATGCCCAATACGAATCCGACGCTCGATACCGCGAACGACATCGCCTTCGTGTACGCGCGGGCGCAGGCCGCCCATGGGGCGCGGGTCCTTCCGCTGGGCACGATCACGCGGGGCCAGCAGGGACGCGAGCTGTCGGACGCGAGCGAGCTGGCGGGAGCGGGCGTCGTCGGGTTCTCCGACGATGGGCGTCCGGTCTGGGACGGCCGCCTGATGCGCTACGCCTTGATGGAGAGCCTGCGCCACAAGAAGCCCATCGTGAACCACTGCGAAGATCCGGAGATCGCCGACGGTGGTGTGATGAACCAGGGGAGGGTGGCGGATCTCCTCGGGCTCAAGGGGCAGCCCGCCACCGCCGAGGACGTGATGGTCGCGCGCGATATCGAGCTGGCG includes these proteins:
- a CDS encoding dihydroorotase; the protein is MTRIRIHGGRVVDPAEGRDEVTDVVIVDGRVDGFIGQEAGGEFDRTIDAAGLVVAPGFVDLHCHLREPGFEDKETIATGALAAAAGGFTTVCCMPNTNPTLDTANDIAFVYARAQAAHGARVLPLGTITRGQQGRELSDASELAGAGVVGFSDDGRPVWDGRLMRYALMESLRHKKPIVNHCEDPEIADGGVMNQGRVADLLGLKGQPATAEDVMVARDIELARETGGRLHLAHISTEGSVALLRMAKRDGLDVTAEVTPHHLTMTDAWVLGQRNGKASGRPYDTATKVNPPLRGESDRQALVAALAEGLIDVIATDHAPHRSIDKDCTYDEAAFGISGFETALGCLTRLVDDGQLTMLDVIRRLTWEPCRIFNLPYGRITPGLPADIVLFDPRAQWTVDAARFHSKGKNTPLDGETLRGAVVATLVGGDVVYERGTV
- a CDS encoding aspartate carbamoyltransferase catalytic subunit gives rise to the protein MPWAGRRHVLDLNDFSRDEVLQVLETADRMKEVLARPIRRVPALRGRSIVNLFYEASTRTRVSFELAAKTLGADVVNVSATGSSVEKGETLLDTVRTLHALGADLLTIRHSHSGAPYTVAAHVDVPVINAGDGTHAHPTQALLDAYTIRERFGRVEGLRVVIVGDIAHSRVARSNAWGLHLLGASVCLCGPPTLLPPTTIAPAAEPPWPVEIDMDLDHAIADADVVMPLRVQLERQEGNRLASLRAYARDFGISRQRLARAAPGAIVMHPGPMNEGVEIDADVAHGAQSVVQSQVTNGVAVRMAVIYLLMAASQVGSKARAPAQHDRGGRREPQMEVRA